catgagcttgagcaagctctaggagatagtgaaggacagggaagtctggcgtgctgcagtccatggggttgcaaagagtcagacacaaccgagcgactaaccACAACAATAAGGACCATTAGCTCTGGGGCTTTTTTAGGCTGCCCCACTCAGGTgcttgcatgcttagtcgctcagtcttgtccaactctccaCCCCaaggcctgcagcatgccaggctcctctgtccatgggattctccagtaggttgtcatttccttctccaggggatcttcccaacccaggaatcaagcctacatctcttaagtctcctgcattggcaggtgaattctttaccccaaCAAattcccatggccagaggaagcCCTTCAGGCGGGGGCTGCCGAAGCCTGAGGCAAGAAGCCACAGTGTGCCCTCCAGGAGCAGCAGATGACCTCCAAGGGGATCTATTCCACTTGTCTTCAACGGCCATCACAGCAGAGCAGCTGTTCTTCACCTGTGAATGCAGGCTCTGtgcgtgtggtgtgtgtgtgtacacacacaagtgcacacacacactctcttcctTGGTCCACCTTTCTCTCTTTCAATTCCATCCCTCTCACTACAGCCTCATAAACAGCAAGCACCTAAACGGTCTCAGCCCCTCCAAGGCAGGCAGCCTCGCCTCACTGTACAGCGAGTGGAAGCTGCACTGACAGCCTCCGGGGCCCTGGCCCCACCGATGGAAGCCCATGCCAGCTTCCAGCCAGCCCCTGCCCAGCTGGAAGGGCCAGAACTTGCGCCGTTTGATGCTTGCTGAAGCCCTGCTGAAGTGCAGCATGGAGTCATGGAAAAAACTGGAGCAGATGTCAGGAATTTGAGGTTTCTCAAGTCCACCGGTGATTTGCTTTATAGACCCTAAGGAAGTTAATGAAACTTTCTGAAACTTAGTTTCCCCATCGGTAAAATCGAAGTAATAACACCTGCCTTGTTTACCTCCAAGAGCTGTGTTGGGACTCAAAGGAGCCAATTTGTGTCCCTGGAAGCACCTTCATACTTAAGGTGGCTCTTGTTCAGCCTTGTGGTCATGTCTTGGTTTTAGCCCCCAAGGCAGGGAGTCTTGCTGGCCGACCTCTCACAGCCTCACCCCCAAGGGCAGCACCTTGTTCTGGGAGGGGAGAATGTCTTCTGGTCTAGACGGGATGAGGCCTTTGTTTGCAGGAGATCCAGGCAGAGCAAATCTAGGACTTGGCCACTCTCGGAGGTTGCAGTCCCCCATCTGGGGACAGGATAGGGCAGGAAGGCTTGCATACTGCCTGGGTGAGGCATGACCCCTCCTGTCTCTAAATTTAGTTCTATGTACAGCAGCAAATTCCTGAATTACTGTACAAAGCGGCAGATCAGGCAACACAACTTTTCCCAAACCACGATGGGGACTATCGAGAAGGGCATCTACTGTGCTTAGCAAGTGTCATTAAGTCTGACTCGAAGACAACAGAGAATCTAGCGTCAGTTGGACCTGACTCTGGCTATATATCCGAGAGGGCTTGTCAGTGGCTCAGGGAGGGCAGCGCCAAGGGGTGatgccacacacacacgcccAGGGCTGGAAAAACCAAGGGTTTCAGAAGAGGTCTCAAGGTTTAGCTCACAAATACTAGGGACGAGGTGTGGAGCTGTAACCATGGTAACAATACACATCCTGTTGTTCAGTGTGGACTCAGCCAAGGTCTGGGGGTAGTATGGGGTGCTGAGTCCTTCTACTGGGCTCTGAAAGAAAAGCTCCTATCATCCTCCAGCTACAAGCAGTGAACGCAAAGTAATTCTCTGCAACAGAAACATGCTGTTTAGTGGGGAGACCTGGAGGAGCCTCTAGACAGTGCCCAGAATTAATCTGCACGTAAATCCCAAGAATGCTCATGCGGAGAAACTACTGCTCCCTCTTGTTTATAAGCCAAAAACATCCTTCTGCCAGAACAGAGTTGTTCTTGGCACTTGGGAGTAAATGTGAGGAGAGAATCAAAACACAACGCCTGAGAAAGGCATCCATCAGAAATCTGCAGCCAGGGGCAGGGTGAGTAGTAACAAAGAAAAATGGATTCGTGGCAGGAACGAAGATTAACTGTACCAGGGAGATGGTTGGTGTCTTGGCTCCTAGAGCAGGGATGGGGCACCCAGCACCTGGAGGTAAGGCTGGGTCAACGAGATGCAGAGACACGTGGGCTCTTCCTGCCCTTGGCCTCCACTctgagggctcagaggagggtccCTGCCCAGCCACGTGGCGGCCCCAGGTCAGGCTTCTGGCAGCTGAGGCCGCAGACCTGCTGCCTGCTTGCGCCAATCCTGGAAGGACACACCATCCCCACCTCTGTGAGGCTTCACTGTGTGATGTGAAAAGATCAACACAGGAACTAGGGAAACCTGGCAGAGAAAGTCCTCTCTTCCCTCCACCTTCAGTTACACCAGATCTGCCTCCAGGGACTTTGGCAAGTTTGACAAATGGCAGAAGAATTTGGAAAAATTTCTTCACTGGCCAAGGGCAGTTGATGGCTGGGCATAAACATGCTGCCATGGTTCTTTGTACAGTGGAGGTTTAGAGGCAGGAACAAGTGTCAGATTCTTTTCAACTCTTCCCCCCATCTAATCTCTGAGTGCTCGTGTGTACACTCCTCATGCTGATTTTGTTGTTAAATCCCTAAGTCACGGCCGACTctttttgccaccctatggactgtagcctgccaggctcctctgtccatgggatttcccaggcaagaatactggagtgggctgccatttcctcttccaggggatcttcctgacccagggatggaacctacgtctctacgtctcctgcattgacagacaggttctttaccactcgccacctgggaagcctcacgcTGATAGCATCTGGATAAAGATGGAATTCTGTGCACTGGCAAGAACAGATTCATCACCAACAGTGTACATTCCAACCAAAGGCATCGTTGTGTCCACATGAATCACCCGGCAGGGACGGCTACGCTTGCCCGACTCGGAAACCCTTGACTCATGGGGCACTCATTCAGACTAGCTGCCCACTAGTTACGCAAGCATCTTCTCCAAATGCCTCGAAGGAGTTTACGAGCTGCTGGCTCATTCTGAGTTCTGTCTCTTGGAGGAAGAACacaggtggggagagaggaagggtagACACAATCACCTGCCTGGTATATGGAGAAATTAAGGTTCAAACAAGCCCTTGAGTGAAATGCATAGACATTTATGAGTCAGACTCTTCCCTTGGAGGAGCCAAAATGAGCTGTTCTGAATCCTAAGTGAACTATTTTCTTGCCCAACAATTTCATGCAGCTGTTCTAACACAGCCTCAAAACAAGCAAGCCAAAATGCAAGCTCACAGAATTTTATGTTTCTAAACAATTCCCCAGCCCTCACTCAACCTCTGACTCTTCTATTTCAGTTGGATTGACCCTTTCATTGACTTTAGAGACCTCTCAATGCTTCTCTACTCCTGATCTGCTTCCAGTTCTTACGGGCACCTTATTCCTGACATTCACTCCTTCCTGGACCATAACCTGATCCTGATATTGCTCCCACTTTGAACTTCAACCACACTTTTCCCTTACCTGTACTAGATCCATACACCGTAATGCCTAGAGGTAGGATTGGCAATAGAGCAAATCTCAGGGTTAGGGTAAAACTCACCGATGGAGTATAAAATGCCCATTTTACTCATCATTTATTTAAACTTacttcttattgaagtatagttgatttacaatgtcatattaATTTCGGGTGTACAACACActgattcaattatttttatagattttgtgagtgactctttgtgaccctgtggattgaagtccgccaggcttctctgtctaatTTTTCCTGTcaaaaaattcctgctggaatttttcaggcaagaatactggaatcggttgccatttcctactccagggggatcttcccaacccagggattgaacccacgtcttctgcatctcctgcattggcaggcagattctttacccatgagccacctgggaagaccttttattgactatactccatttaaaggtattataaaatattggctatattccctgtgctgaaaaactaacatttattggcTGAATTTTTAGGCCAAATCGAAATATCCTCATGTTAAAATAGCTGCACAAAAAGTGACTTTATTGAAATAGCTGCATCCAAAGAGCTGAAAGTCTGGATGTCGTCTGCTTCTGGCACCTGACTCTGGCCCTCTTTCGTGCAGCTTTGCCTTCTGTTCCGCTGTATGCCGGGGTGTGGTTAGCAGAAGAGGCGCTCGCACCAGGGCCGCTTTGAATCCTCTTGTTCCAAGAGAGGACTATGTAGGTGTCACAAATGACACTCGTCCAAAACCCGAACAGGATGCTAATAGCAGGCCCACGTGTTTCCACCTCCCCGTGAGGCAGCCTCGGCTGGCGTCAGTCCTCTCCCCAAACTCTTTCCTGCCCCCATACGCTCAGGAGCTCTACTTGGGTCAGAAATGCAATTCTCTGACAGTGCCAGACAGCCAGATGATgctggggaaaaagaaagaaaaagcaaaagcagattTCTAAATTAAGCCCAAGCCtcgtttataaaaaaaaaaaagccacagccTAGCAACATGTTCACAGCTCAACCTCCCTCTATGATGAAGCCTCTGTGGCCAGAGCTGGGGATGACACAGTCATTGGAGGCCCTCCCCATCTGGAAAGTGCTGACGGTGGCACGTTGAGGGCCCAGCCCACCCAAGGGCGGGGCTCCAAAGGAGCAGAGAGGATACAGAGCTTACTGAGGTCCAAAACTTTAATGAAGTCCCTAGACACCTACGGACGCTTGGCAATGAACACACCTGAAGTAATAGCAGATGAAGTTCCTCGGGCTGCTCTACTGAAACAGAAGCTGCTCCTTGAGATGGGGGTCTTCTCTGTTCACCACTGAATGCACAGCACCCAACTTAGCACATGGCACACACACGGTACCCAATCACTAGGTAAGAGAGGACTGAACTGATGTGTGAAGAGATGGACAGATTGATGCTGCCGTCCCCTCATCCCTGCTTCCCAAACTCTCCACCCTAAATGAAGTCCAGAATCTCAAGAGAGCCCTAATCTCCTAATTACTGCAGGCACCAGAGAGGCAATGTTCCCTAACCTGGATGTTTAAGTCTGAGCCAACAGCTGGGGTGAGCACTTGCAAGGCGATTACAGGGTGCAGCTGATGTGGCCATCACATATGCAGAGAGGCAAGGGCTGTGAGAAGTGCGCTTGGTAACCATTGTCAGTGTTCCTGAaccttcacttatttttaaacagTATCAGCATCAAAGATGAGGTATTGCTAAACAGAGAAACTACAGCACAaatagtattgggttggccaaaaagttcgtttgggctTTTTATTAGATTCAATGGAAAAATGGGAACGAAAttattggccaacccaatacatgagCTTCTGGTCTGAGTCCTTTTGGAACACAAAAAGTAGAGCCCACAATGCCCTTTGAAGCTCCAAAGACCAAACTCATCAGAAATGGACCACAGTACAGAAGGCTGAATCTCATCACCAGCCCTCCCAAGTCATGAGATGATTAAGAAAAGCTGGGGTGATCCTGGCACCCAGATCCTCTGAATATTCAAAGTTAAGCCATCCTCTGAATCCCATGAGGATCCCGGTGATGTTGCAGGGGACAACTGTGACTCCTGGGAGCAGTTGCTCTCTGTTCTACCTGGTGACCAGAGAGTGGTTGAAGACAGCATTGTCAACATCATAAATCTCCATCTCAGAGCTGGGGCCCGAGGTTTAAAAGATCGGGGAAATTAGCCCACAATTCAAAAATCTGTCTTCCAACTTCTTTGTCTGAACTGGCCAGAAACAGTAAACGCACACCCATGCCAGCGAGATAAAAGTTCTTAATTAAATTCAGATGTATAAGAATATATTACAGGTCTACTCGTGGAATAAACATCTATAGTGGACAAGCCATCTAAACAGCATCAAAAGTGATACAATATCATCCTGCTTCATGTGGTAGCACACAGCAGAAAACTATGAGTCCTCTCAGGACTCTGAGATCATTTCTGTTCCAATggcatcccagagcaccagccggGAATAATCAGGATGAGGGAGACGAGCAGTGATCAGATTGGAGATGTGACCACAGGGACACAGCCCCAGCAGAGGGCACACACACAGATTACCCTCAGATCTAGTGTGTGTTg
The sequence above is drawn from the Bos javanicus breed banteng chromosome 12, ARS-OSU_banteng_1.0, whole genome shotgun sequence genome and encodes:
- the SMIM2 gene encoding LOW QUALITY PROTEIN: small integral membrane protein 2 (The sequence of the model RefSeq protein was modified relative to this genomic sequence to represent the inferred CDS: inserted 1 base in 1 codon; deleted 2 bases in 1 codon), whose amino-acid sequence is MAKEFGERTDASRLPHGEVETRGPAISILFGFWTSVICDTYIVLSWNKRIQSGPGASASSAXPHPGIQRNRRQSCTKEGQSQVPEADDIQTFSSLDAAISIKSLFVQLF